GCATAGCGGCGCTCACGGTCGCCGCAGCAGGCCCTTCTCCATCGCCACCACCACCGCCCGGGTCCGGTCGTTCACATCCAGCTTCGCGAACAGGCGCAGCAGATGCGTCTTCACCGTGGCCTCGGCGATGACGAGACGGCGCCCGATCTCCGCGTTGGTCAGACCGTCCGCCACCGCGTTCAGCACATCCGCCTCGCGGGCGGTGAGCGGCACCTGCACCGGCTGCCGCATCCGGGCGACCAGCTTCTCGGCGACCCGGGGCGCGAGCACCGTCTCGCCGCGTGCCGCCGCGTGGACGGCGTCGACGAGCTGCTCCCGCGTGGTGTCCTTGAGGAGGTAGCCGATGGCGCCGGCCTCCACCCCGCGCTCGATCTCCGCGTCCGTGTCGTACGTCGTCAGGATCAGCACCCGGGTGCGCGGGAAGCGGGCGACGATCTCGGTCGTCGTGGCGACCCCGTCGAGCACCGGCATCCGCAGATCGACGAGCGCCACATCGGGGTCGTACCGCTCGACGAGACCGAGCGCCGCGCGCCCGTCGCCCGCCTCGCCGACGATCTCGATGCCGTTCTCGCCCGCCAGCAGCGCCACCACCCCGGCCCGCATCACCGTGTGGTCGTCCACCACGATGATCCGCAGCTCTCCCGTGCTCATCCCGCCACCTCGCCGTCCATGGGTATCAGCGCCAGCACCCGGGTCCCGTCCCCCAGCGAACTCGTCACCGTCAGCCTTCCGCCCAGCTCCGCCAGCCGCTTGCGCATACCGTCGAGCCCGAAACCCGTCGACGCCTCCACCACGAACCCGGTGCCGTCGTCGGTGATCTCCAGCTCCACACCGTACGGCTGCCGGGCCAGCACCACGCCGACCGTGGACGCGCGCGCGTGCTTGCGGACATTGGCCAGGGACTCCTGGGTGCAGCGCAGCAGCGCGATCCGGGTCTGCTGGTCGCACGCGAGGTCCTCCAGGTCCGCGTCCACGGTGAGCCCGGTGTCCTCGACGAAGCGGTCCAGGATCCGGCGCAGTGTCTGCGCCACCGAGCCCGTGGCGACATGGCCCGGCTGCGCCCCCGAGCCGACCAGCTCCCGTGCCTCGGTGAGATTTTCCCGCGCCGTGGATTCGATCGACCGCAACTGCTGGGCACTGCGCGCCGGTTCGGCCGCGATGCCCGCCCGGGCCGCCTCGGCGAGCACGATGATCGAGGCGAAGCCCTGGGCGAGCGTGTCGTGGATCTCCCGCGCCATCCGCTCCCGCTCGTCGGCCGCCCCCTGGCGCTGGTGCGCCTCGGACAACTGGGCCTGCGTGCGCTCCAACTCCTCGATCAGCCGGGCCCGTTCGTCGCTCTGCTCGACCACCGCGTGCGCCCACAGTCCGATCAGCACGCCCACGGCGACGACGATCAGGGTGGACACCGCCGTCTCGCCGAAGAAGTCCTTCGACCAGCCGAGCTGGAGCTGGCTGCCGGTCAGCGTCGTGGCGGTGGCGAGCCCCAGGAACCCCATCGAGGCCCGCGGGGTGCGCCCGAACATCCAGTAGTGCGGCAGCGTCACCATGAACAGGGCCGCATAGCTGGTGCGCAGATACGCGAGACCACCGAGGGCGAGCACCAGCACCCAGAGGTACACGTGCGGCCGTACGACGGGATTGTCCGGGAAGCGGTCGAGGACCGCGTAGCTCAGCACCACGCAGCCGAGCAGCGCGAGCGCCCCGTACATGCCCCCGCCGGGCCGGTGCATCACCGTGATACCGACGGCCATCGCGGCGAACAGCATCCAGCACACCGCGTTCCAGCGGCGCAGCGAGGTGGCCCAGAAGGCGGCCGCGGAGGGCCCGGCGAGAGCAGTCATGCCGATCAACGTACGTCGACCACCGGACGGTCGGAGGCCGAGTGATCCACAGTGGTCGCCTTGCGCCGCACTCCGCGCGAAGGCCACCAGCTCGCCTCGCCGAGCAGCAGCATCGCCGACGGCAGGATCATGATCCGCACGACGAACGCGTCCAGCAGCACGGCCGCCGCGAGCACGAAGCCGATCTGCTTCATCTCGATGATGTGCAGGAAGACGAAGCTCGCGAAGACGGTCGTCATGACGACGGCGGCACTGGTGACGACACTGGCCGAGCTGCGGATCCCCTCCAGCACCGCCTGCCGAGTCGGTACGCCCGCGAGCGCGGCCTCCCTGATCCGGCTCACCACGAACACCTGGTAGTCCATCGACAGCCCGAACAGGATCACGAAGAGGAAGAGCGGCACCCGCGAACCGATCGACCCGGTGGAGTGGAAGTCCAGCAGCTTCTCGGCCCAGGTGTTCTGGAAGACCAGGACGAGCATCCCGAGCGCCGCCGCGGCGGACAGCAGATTCAGTACGACGCCTAGCAGACCCAGCACCACCGAGCGGAAGGCGTACATGGTCATCGCGAACGTCACCAGGAGCAACGCCCCGAGGACCAGCGGGAGTTTGCTGTTCTGGTGGTCGGGATAGTCGGCGTACCGGGCGACATCGCCGGTGACGCCGTACTCGGCGCCGTCGATCCTGCCGACGGTGGCGGGCACGTAGTCGTCGCGGAGGTGGTCGAGGGAGTCGTACGCCTCGTCGGAGTTGCCGAGATAGGGGACCCGCAGCTCAAGGGTGCTGGTTCGGTGGTCGGCGGACGTCCGGATCTGCGACGTGCCCGCGAACAGCCGGTCGTTGTCGGCGAGTCGGGCGAGCTTGCGCAGCGCGGAGGTGACCTCTCCGGCGCGCCCGGCATCGGCGCGTACGACGATCTGGTGGGTGACCCGCTGGTCGGGGAAGGCCTCGTTGAGGCGGTCGTACACCCGCATGGCGGGGA
Above is a genomic segment from Streptomyces sp. R21 containing:
- a CDS encoding response regulator, producing the protein MSTGELRIIVVDDHTVMRAGVVALLAGENGIEIVGEAGDGRAALGLVERYDPDVALVDLRMPVLDGVATTTEIVARFPRTRVLILTTYDTDAEIERGVEAGAIGYLLKDTTREQLVDAVHAAARGETVLAPRVAEKLVARMRQPVQVPLTAREADVLNAVADGLTNAEIGRRLVIAEATVKTHLLRLFAKLDVNDRTRAVVVAMEKGLLRRP
- a CDS encoding sensor histidine kinase produces the protein MTALAGPSAAAFWATSLRRWNAVCWMLFAAMAVGITVMHRPGGGMYGALALLGCVVLSYAVLDRFPDNPVVRPHVYLWVLVLALGGLAYLRTSYAALFMVTLPHYWMFGRTPRASMGFLGLATATTLTGSQLQLGWSKDFFGETAVSTLIVVAVGVLIGLWAHAVVEQSDERARLIEELERTQAQLSEAHQRQGAADERERMAREIHDTLAQGFASIIVLAEAARAGIAAEPARSAQQLRSIESTARENLTEARELVGSGAQPGHVATGSVAQTLRRILDRFVEDTGLTVDADLEDLACDQQTRIALLRCTQESLANVRKHARASTVGVVLARQPYGVELEITDDGTGFVVEASTGFGLDGMRKRLAELGGRLTVTSSLGDGTRVLALIPMDGEVAG